CACGCTGAATTGTAAGGAAGAAAAGCAACAGCGAGTGTTGTGCGTAGGCAAAACCACCGAAGCAAAGCGGAACCATATGGGCAGGTGGCTCAGAAATCCACAGAAGAACgtgattcttctttcttttttggagagagagagagtttgagaGGAActcttttccctttctttttcccttttctttttcttctgaaaTAAAATAAATCAGCCGAGTTATGCAATGGCTTACGTTAATCGACAACACCTCCAGTTCGTCCAGACAACTCGTTCTTGAGAGTGCAGGAAAAGCTCCATGTGAGTGTGTGGGTAGATCAGTAGCTCTTCAGTTGATGTCCTTTGTCTCTCATCATCCTTGCGCAAGGAGAATGCAGAATCCCATGCGGTTGAGGACCGAGGACTGTAGCCGTGGTTCAGggggaaaaattatttttttttatctttttcatttgtgtcgaTTTTGCCTGATGAGTAGCATGATTATCTTAAGAGCCATACAGATAGTAATGAACATGAAAAGCCAAAAAATTAGATCATAGCATCACCAAAGCTGTAGCTAGCTTTTGCATCCCTCGATCCTTCCACAAATGTCATGGAACCTTGCTCACTATACTCGCTACACGCCACTTGATATATCTAACTGGAAGATTCCCAATCATAAGAACGAAAGATGTAGAGTAATGAAGTAAGAAGCAAAGAAGTGGCCATGCAGAGGCGAGCTGTCGCACTCATGAGGCTCACTCTATATAAGTGCTCCAAGTCCCTAGTAACTTCAGCATCACAGAGCCAACACATCTTTGATTTCTGAGATGGCCTCTAAGACTCTCTCGATGCTCTTGGCCTCTATGGCCCTCTCCCTTCTACTCACAGGGTCAGCAGAGGAACAGGGCTTGAGTCTTGGTTACTACAGCAAGACGTGTCCTAATGCCGAAGCTATCGTGTTCGAGGAGATGGCCAAAGTCATCAAAGTCGCACCAAGCCTTGCTGGTCCTCTCCTGAGGATGCACTTCCATGATTGTTTCGTAAGGGTAATGTCAACTTTGAGCTATCATCGAAACATCGAAAATGTGTTTTGCCTAAACTTTTCAGCATGCAGGGATGTGATGGGTCAGTATTGTTGAACTCCACGAAGGGAAATGTAGCTGAGAAGGACGCACATCCCAACCTCTCACTCAGAGGCTATGGTGTCATTGACAGAGTGAAGGCTAAACTGGAGAAAGCTTGCCCCGGGATCGTCTCCTGCGCTGATATCCTAGCTTTGATCGCCAGGGATGTGGTGGTTTTGGTACGATAACCTGCATCCTTTTCTATAACCGATATACGGTAAACCTCAAGGGATTTGTTTAGCTGATGGCCTTCTTTCCTCAGAGCAAAGGACCCTATTGGCCTGTGCCGACTGGCCGAAGGGATGGCTTTGTGTCCATGGCCAACGAGACCAAACAGCTGCCACCACCCACCGCCAACATCACTACGCTGATCTCAATGTTTGCTTCCAAAGGATTGAGCGTGAAGGACCTTGTTGTTCTATCAGGTGCATTCTCTCTCTTCAACTTAAGAGATCGGACTTCAGATGGTTTGATACAGAGATCTGAAGTTTTCATGTTTGCCAATTAGGTGGGCACACGATCGGGATCTCGCACTGCTCATCCTTCAGTTACAGGCTCTACAACTTCACCGGCAAGGCCACGCCCACCGACATCGATCCCACACTCGACAAGTACTACCTGGC
This genomic stretch from Musa acuminata AAA Group cultivar baxijiao chromosome BXJ3-9, Cavendish_Baxijiao_AAA, whole genome shotgun sequence harbors:
- the LOC103997791 gene encoding peroxidase 1 translates to MASKTLSMLLASMALSLLLTGSAEEQGLSLGYYSKTCPNAEAIVFEEMAKVIKVAPSLAGPLLRMHFHDCFVRGCDGSVLLNSTKGNVAEKDAHPNLSLRGYGVIDRVKAKLEKACPGIVSCADILALIARDVVVLSKGPYWPVPTGRRDGFVSMANETKQLPPPTANITTLISMFASKGLSVKDLVVLSGGHTIGISHCSSFSYRLYNFTGKATPTDIDPTLDKYYLAKLRTICKPNDAVTFVEMDPGSFRTFDTGYYKLVAKSRGVFHSDEALLQHPLTKAYVLSHAGASESQFFKDFGDSMINMGNVGVLTGSTGEVRKKCSVVN